Proteins encoded by one window of Manihot esculenta cultivar AM560-2 chromosome 10, M.esculenta_v8, whole genome shotgun sequence:
- the LOC110624742 gene encoding uncharacterized protein LOC110624742: MAEQIPFSIAENLLTKLASIASEEVSLVYGFKKDLRKLQTTLSTIKAILVDAEEKQEESLAVKNWVRRLREVVYDADDLFDDFATEGLRRKVEGEGRMVRKVCDFFSSSNQIAFRFKMGHRIKDIRERLDEVAKEMSDFGFIIRKEVGVSMGMKNSWRETDSFVLKSEIIGRDDDKERIIESLMCPVNQTNISVVAIIGFGGLGKTALAQLVFNDEKVVNYFDLKLWVCVSEESNVETLVKLILKSASNNEVPNLSLEQLQIRLRQCLEGKKYLLVLDDVWNVNNRIWSHLRKYLMVGAIGSRILVTSRSKGVALAMGVDSPYPLQGLTEDQSWELFEKLAFTEETGRVNSNLIEIGKEMAKKCRGVPLAIKAIGGIMQLRSSESEWLSVLENELWKVFESDGDISQVLKLSYDVLPYHLKQCFAYCAMFPKDYHFGKDRLIQLWMAQGYVQSQGQSENENAEEIGEGYFNELLFRSFFQKDEYCYKMHDLIHDLAQSIAGDSCFAVGDNTKHIPDRVQHVFSGNLSFEECFRQLKNKGLRTLYYPYFGDGLSLNLDNIFLNCRSIRALRFESDINGLPDSIGKLKHLRYLELFRNTKISSLPDCICSLYNLQTLILWECRVLKELPTDMRKLICLGQLINKGCSSLEFMPLGLGRLTNLQTLSTFVVGSDQGRRCSSLNELNSLNRLRGEICIKGLENVKNAALESSRVNLKEKKYLLCLRLRWVGKGDSNSGNSELLLDNLHPHPNLKELNVVCYKGVRFSNWLSSITNLVNITLYKCPKCEHLPPLDNLPYLEILNLSYFDSLEYISDEDNLFSSLSASTITFFPSLKILKLEVCPNLKGWWRTCMEAKMVPQFPCLSKLTIANCRNLTVMPTFPSLDMELHLAYAHIRPLHYTLQMSATASGVPSTSSLVTSPFSKLKTLWLQGFENLASLPGEWMQNLSFLEELFLSNCMEISDEDERGIFKWRYLVSLRDLSLYNLSNLVSLPRELQYVTTLQRLTIYDCSNLRALPDWIGNLTALENLHIDGCPKLESLPRGMHQITTLQQFSVRRCAHLSERCGHDTAADWPNISHIPNIRINGNDIQKEGRYLLSIALQLTLHRRYSFENGEASHSKQGLGSEQQILEPQGLATKHAIDFKQRLDLTFNLLFYNNLNVLKVIKASSGLVKMLMILANSVRFERICIGCVGGRILDFFNLSSSGQTSFKVANLRAALFLFFSQVSSLMAEQIPFSIAENLLTKLASIASEEINLVYGFKNDLRKLQTTLSTIKAILADAEEKQEESRAVKDWIRRLKEVVYDADDLLDDVATEGLRRKVQGEGRIVRKVCDFFSSSNQIAFRFKMGHSIKDIRERLDEIAKEMSDFGFIIRKEAGVCMGIKNSWRETDSFVLKSEIIGRDEDKEKVIESLMCPVNQSNISVVAIVGFGGLGKTALAQLVFNDEKVVNYFDLKLWEPLQIRLRQCLEGKKYLLVLDDVWNVNDRIWSQLRKYLMVGATGSRILVTTRSKRVALAMGVDSPYPLQGLTEDQSWDLFEKLAFREGTGRVNSNLIEIGKEIAKKCKGVPLAIRAIGGIMQVRNSASEWLSVLENELWKVFESDGDISQVLELSYDVLPYHLKQCFADCAMFPKDYAFVKDRLIQLWMAQGYVQSRGQSENENAEEIGEGYFNELLFRSFFQKDEYCYKMHDLAQSIAGDSCFVGNDNAKHIPNRVQHVFSGNLSFEECFTQLKNKGLRTLYYPYSGDGLRLNLDSLFSNCRSIRALSFGWNINGLPDSIGKLKHLRYLELFRNTEISSLPNCICGLYNLQTLILWECWGLKELPTDMRKLICLRQLINKGCGGLEFMPLGLGRLTNLQTLLNFVVGSDQGRRCSSLNELNSLNRLRGEISIEGLENVKNAALESNLVNLKEKKHLFCLRLRWDGEVDSNSGNSELLLDNLHPHPNLKELDVVCYEGVRFSNWLSSITSLVNITLYKCPKCEHLPPLDNLPYLEILNLSYFDSLEYISDEENLFSSLSASAATFFPSLKILRVKFCHVCNGFWSTINLSFSYFSFFQIKDFVVTGDEDERGIFKWRYLVSVRDLSLYNLPNLVSLPRELQYVTTLLRLNIYECSNLRALPDWIGNLTALENLYILDCPKLESLPRGMHLITTLQQLSVRHCPHLSERCGHDMAADWPNISHIPNIHINGNDIHRDAGIYVALLHHQPFSNFRMALMMTGNRSK; the protein is encoded by the exons atggctgaacaaatcccattCAGCATTGCGGAAAACTTACTAACAAAGTTGGCCTCAATTGCTTCTGAAGAAGTTAGTTTGGTGTATGGCTTCAAAAAGGATCTTAGGAAGCTTCAAACTACTCTCTCCACCATCAAAGCAATACTTGTGGATGCTGAGGAGAAGCAAGAGGAGAGCCTTGCAGTGAAGAACTGGGTAAGGAGGCTTAGAGAGGTTGTCTATGATGCAGATGACTTGTTCGATGATTTTGCAACTGAAGGTTTGAGAAGGAAGGTTGAAGGTGAGGGAAGAATGGTTAGGAAGGTATGCGACTTCTTTTCTTCCTCAAATCAAATTGCATTTCGTTTCAAGATGGGTCATAGAATTAAAGATATTAGAGAGAGGTTAGATGAAGTGGCCAAAGAAATGTCCGACTTTGGCTTTATAATTAGGAAGGAAGTTGGAGTATCTATGGGAATGAAGAATAGTTGGAGGGAGACGGACTCCTTTGTATTGAAATCAGAAATTATAGGAAGAGATGATGATAAGGAGAGGATCATAGAATCATTGATGTGTCCAGTCAATCAAACCAATATTTCTGTAGTTGCAATTATAGGGTTTGGTGGCTTAGGAAAGACTGCACTTGCCCAATTAGTGTTTAATGATGAGAAAGTGGtgaattattttgatttgaagttatggGTATGTGTTTCTGAGGAGTCAAATGTTGAAACACTAGTTAAACTCATCCTTAAAAGTGCAAGCAATAATGAAGTGCCCAACTTGTCTTTGGAACAGTTACAGATTCGCCTTAGACAATGTTTAGAAGGCAAAAAGTACTTGTTGGTGTTGGATGATGTGTGGAATGTAAACAATAGGATTTGGAGTCACTTGAGGAAATATTTGATGGTTGGTGCCATAGGGAGTAGAATTTTAGTAACTAGTCGTAGTAAGGGGGTTGCTTTAGCTATGGGTGTAGACTCTCCATACCCTTTACAGGGTCTAACTGAAGATCAATCATGGGAGCTATTTGAGAAGCTAGCATTTACAGAGGAAACAGGAAGAGTGAATTCAAATCTAATAGAAATTGGAAAAGAAATGGCAAAGAAATGCAGAGGAGTTCCACTTGCAATTAAAGCTATAGGAGGCATAATGCAACTAAGAAGTAGTGAAAGTGAATGGTTGTCTGTCCTAGAAAATGAGTTGTGGAAGGTCTTCGAGAGTGATGGTGATATTAGTCAAGTGTTGAAATTGAGTTATGATGTCTTACCGTACCATTTAAAGCAGTGTTTTGCATACTGCGCAATGTTTCCAAAAGATTATCATTTTGGTAAGGATAGATTAATTCAGTTGTGGATGGCACAAGGCTATGTTCAGTCTCAGGGTCAAAGTGAAAATGAAAATGCAGAggagattggggaaggatactTCAATGAATTGTTATTTAGGTCATTTTTCCAAAAGGATGAGTATTGTTATAAAATGCATGACCTTATCCATGACCTTGCACAGTCAATAGCAGGGGATAGTTGTTTTGCAGTTGGTGATAATACTAAACATATTCCTGATAGAGTCCAACATGTGTTCTCTGGAAATTTGTCTTTTGAGGAATGCTTCAGGCAGCTAAAAAATAAAGGACTGAGGACACTGTATTATCCATATTTTGGTGATGGATTGAGCTTGAatttagataatatttttttaaattgtaggAGCATACGTGCTTTGAGATTTGAAAGTGATATCAATGGATTGCCAGATTCAATTGGAAAGTTGAAACACCTGAGGTACCTTGAATTGTTTAGAAATACTAAAATCAGTTCACTTCCAGACTGCATTTGCAGCTTGTATAATTTGCAAACTCTAATACTCTGGGAATGTCGGGTTCTTAAAGAATTACCTACAGACATGAGGAAATTGATTTGTCTCGGACAACTTATTAATAAGGGTTGTAGTAGCCTTGAATTCATGCCATTGGGGTTGGGGAGATTGACAAATCTGCAGACTTTGTCAACTTTTGTTGTGGGAAGTGATCAAGGAAGGAGATGTTCCTCATTGAATGAGTTGAATAGCTTAAACCGGCTACGAGGTGAAATCTGCATTAAAGGACTAGAAAATGTGAAAAATGCAGCTTTGGAGTCCAGCCGAGTAAATCTCAAGGAAAAGaaataccttctctgcttaagaTTAAGGTGGGTTGGCAAGGGAGATAGCAATAGTGGGAATAGTGAGTTGTTGTTGGATAACCTACACCCTCACCCGAACTTGAAAGAATTGAATGTTGTGTGCTATAAAGGTGTGAGGTTTTCAAATTGGCTTTCTTCTATCACAAATCTCGTCAATATTACTTTATATAAATGTCCAAAATGTGAGCATTTGCCGCCATTGGACAATCTGCCTTATCTGGAAATTCTCAATCTTAGCTATTTCGATTCTCTGGAGTACATATCAGATGAAGATAATTTATTCTCTTCTTTATCTGCATCAACAATAACATTCTTTCCATCTCTAAAGATTCTTAAACTCGAAGTTTGCCCTAATTTGAAAGGGTGGTGGAGAACATGTATGGAAGCAAAGATGGTGCCTCAATTTCCTTGTCTTTCTAAATTAACCATCGCGAATTGCCGTAACCTGACTGTGATGCCAACGTTTCCATCACTAGACATGGAGCTTCATCTTGCCTATGCCCACATAAGACCATTGCATTATACATTGCAGATGTCTGCAACGGCTTCTGGAGTAccatcaacctcttctttagttaCTTCTCCTTTTTCCAAATTAAAGACTTTGTGGTTGCAGGGTTTTGAGAATCTAGCATCTCTACCTGGAGAGTGGATGCAGAACCTCAGCTTCCTTGAGGAACTATTTCTTAGCAACTGCATGGAAATTAGTGATGAGGATGAGCGTGGCATATTCAAATGGAGATATCTTGTTAGTCTCCGAGATCTCTCTCTCTATAATCTTTCAAATCTGGTGTCTCTACCAAGGGAGCTTCAATATGTTACCACCTTGCAACGTCTCACTATCTACGACTGTTCTAATTTGAGGGCTTTGCCTGACTGGATAGGCAACCTCACAGCACTCGAAAATCTACATATCGATGGCTGCCCTAAACTGGAATCGCTACCAAGAGGAATGCATCAAATAACTACTTTACAACAATTTAGTGTTCGCCGTTGCGCCCATTTGTCTGAAAGATGCGGACACGATACGGCTGCAGATTGGCCCAACATTTCTCACATCCCAAATATCCGCATAAATGGAAATGATATTCAAAAGGAGGGCCGGTATTTACTG TCAATTGCTCTGCAACTTACGTTGCATCGTCGCTACTCCTTTGAGAATGGAGAAGCAAGCCACTCAAAGCAAGGTCTAGGATCAGAGCAGCAGATCCTGGAGCCTCAAGGACTG GCTACCAAGCATGCAATTGATTTTAAGCAAAGGTTGGATCTCACGTTTAATTTGttgttttataataatttgaatgttttgaaAGTTATCAAAGCATCTTCTGGTTTG GTGAAGATGCTAATGATACTTGCAAATTCAGTTCGCTTTGAAAGAATATGCATTGGTTGTGTGGGAGGAAGAATCCTTGACTTTTTTAATCTTTCATCGAGTGGACAGACATCGTTTAAGGTTGCAAATCTAAGAGCTGCTCTTTTCTTGTTCTTTTCACAAGTGTCTTCATTA atggctgaacaaatcccattTAGCATTGCGGAAAACTTATTAACAAAGTTGGCCTCAATTGCTTCTGAAGAAATTAATTTGGTGTATGGCTTTAAAAATGATCTTAGGAAGCTTCAAACCACTCTCTCCACCATCAAAGCAATACTTGCAGATGCTGAGGAGAAACAAGAGGAAAGTCGTGCAGTGAAGGACTGGATAAGGAGGCTTAAAGAGGTTGTTTATGATGCAGATGATTTGCTGGATGACGTAGCAACTGAAGGGTTGCGAAGAAAGGTTCAAGGTGAGGGAAGAATAGTTAGGAAGGTATGCGACTTCTTTTCTTCATCCAATCAAATTGCATTTCGTTTCAAGATGGGTCATAGTATTAAAGATATTAGAGAGAGGCTGGATGAAATCGCCAAAGAAATGTCTGACTTTGGCTTTATAATTAGGAAGGAAGCTGGAGTATGTATGGGAATAAAGAATAGTTGGAGGGAGACAGACTCCTTTGTATTGAAATCAGAAATTATAGGAAGAGATGAAGATAAGGAGAAGGTCATAGAATCATTGATGTGTCCAGTCAATCAAAGCAATATTTCTGTAGTTGCAATTGTAGGGTTTGGTGGCTTAGGAAAGACTGCACTTGCCCAATTAGTGTTTAATGATGAGAAAGTGGtgaattattttgatttgaagttatgg GAACCGTTACAAATTCGCCTTAGACAATGTTTAGAAGGCAAAAAGTACTTGCTGGTGTTGGATGATGTGTGGAATGTAAACGATAGGATTTGGAGTCAATTGAGGAAATATTTGATGGTTGGTGCCACAGGGAGTAGAATTTTAGTAACTACTCGTAGTAAGAGGGTTGCTTTAGCTATGGGTGTAGACTCTCCATACCCTTTACAGGGTCTAACTGAAGATCAATCATGGGATCTATTTGAGAAGCTAGCATTTAGAGAGGGAACAGGAAGAGTGAATTCAAATCTAATAGAAATTGGGAAAGAAATTGCAAAGAAATGCAAAGGAGTTCCACTTGCAATTAGAGCTATAGGAGGCATAATGCAAGTAAGAAATAGTGCAAGTGAATGGTTGTCTGTCCTAGAAAATGAGTTGTGGAAGGTCTTCGAGAGTGATGGTGATATTAGTCAAGTGTTGGAATTGAGTTATGATGTCTTACCATACCATTTAAAGCAGTGTTTTGCAGACTGCGCAATGTTTCCAAAAGATTATGCGTTCGTTAAGGATAGATTAATTCAGTTGTGGATGGCACAAGGCTATGTTCAGTCTCGGGGTCAAAGTGAAAATGAAAATGCAGAggagattggggaaggatactTCAATGAATTGTTATTTAGGTCATTTTTCCAAAAGGATGAGTATTGTTATAAAATGCATGACCTTGCTCAGTCAATAGCAGGGGATAGTTGTTTTGTAGGTAATGATAATGCTAAACATATTCCTAATAGAGTCCAACATGTGTTTTCTGGAAATTTGTCTTTTGAGGAATGCTTTACGCAGCTAAAAAATAAAGGACTGAGGACACTGTATTATCCATATTCTGGTGATGGATTAAGGTTGAATTTAGATAGTCTCTTTTCAAATTGTAGGAGCATACGTGCTTTGAGTTTTGGATGGAATATCAATGGATTGCCAGATTCAATTGGAAAGTTGAAACACCTGAGGTACCTTGAATTGTTTAGAAATACTGAAATCAGTTCACTTCCAAACTGCATTTGCGGCTTGTATAATTTGCAAACTCTAATACTATGGGAATGTTGGGGTCTTAAAGAATTACCTACAGACATGAGGAAGTTGATTTGTCTCAGACAACTTATTAATAAAGGTTGTGGTGGGCTTGAATTCATGCCATTGGGGTTGGGGAGATTAACAAATCTGCAGACTTTGTTAAATTTTGTTGTGGGAAGTGATCAAGGAAGGAGATGTTCCTCATTGAATGAGTTGAATAGCTTAAACCGGCTAAGAGGTGAAATCTCCATTGAAGGACTAGAAAATGTGAAAAATGCAGCTTTGGAGTCCAACCTAGTAAATCTCAAAGAAAAGAAACACCTTTTCTGCCTAAGATTAAGGTGGGATGGCGAGGTAGATAGCAATAGTGGAAATAGTGAGTTGTTGCTGGATAACCTACACCCTCACCCGAACTTGAAAGAATTGGATGTTGTGTGCTATGAAGGTGTGAGGTTTTCAAATTGGCTTTCTTCTATCACAAGTCTCGTCAATATTACTTTATATAAATGTCCAAAATGTGAGCATTTGCCGCCATTGGACAATCTGCCTTATCTGGAAATTCTCAATCTTAGCTATTTCGATTCTCTGGAGTACATATCAGATGAAGAAAATTTGTTCTCTTCTTTATCTGCATCAGCAGCAACATTCTTTCCATCTCTAAAGATTCTTAGAGTCAAATTTTGCC ATGTCTGCAACGGCTTCTGGAGTACCATCAACCTCTCCTTCAGTTACTTCTCCTTTTTCCAAATTAAAGACTTTGTGGTTACAGG TGATGAGGATGAGCGTGGCATATTCAAATGGAGATATCTTGTTAGTGTCCGAGATCTCTCTCTCTATAATCTTCCAAATCTGGTGTCTCTACCAAGGGAGCTTCAATATGTTACCACCTTGCTACGTCTCAATATCTACGAATGTTCTAATTTGAGGGCTTTGCCTGACTGGATAGGCAACCTCACAGCACTCGAAAATCTATATATCCTTGACTGCCCTAAACTGGAATCGCTACCAAGAGGAATGCATCTAATAACTACTTTACAACAATTGAGTGTTCGCCATTGCCCCCATTTGTCTGAAAGATGCGGACACGATATGGCTGCAGATTGGCCCAACATTTCTCACATCCCAAATATCCATATAAATGGAAATGATATTCA CAGAGATGCTGGAATATATGTTGCTCTTTTACACCACCAACCTTTTTCAAATTTTAGAATGGCTCTTATGATGACAG GCAATAGAAGCAAATGA